The following are from one region of the Chloracidobacterium sp. genome:
- a CDS encoding metallophosphoesterase, with translation MAFPIKNIYIVLLTTAVAFALLGYAYFIEPRRLVINSSEIVVTGLEPAFDGLKIVAVSDIHGGSNGIDHEKLREIVRQINRQQPDAVVMLGDYVANTSDRKSILMPVSEIADGLSGIESKFGVFVVLGNHDGWHSDQTIASSLGNIGYIVLQNEIAVIERGGKKLNILGLKDHLRLDSWYTFDAMVRGVSQPYANGDFIVLEHSPDVFHVLNYHKSLGDRFRLMIAGHSHGGQVWLPIVGSPLVPSSFGQKYVSGHIKEDGRHLFVTTGIGTSIMPFRFLVPPEIAVLTLRAPRKP, from the coding sequence ATGGCATTCCCGATCAAAAATATCTACATTGTTCTGCTAACGACCGCTGTCGCGTTCGCTTTGTTGGGATATGCATATTTCATTGAACCGAGACGTCTTGTCATAAACAGCAGCGAGATCGTTGTTACGGGGCTCGAACCGGCATTTGACGGACTAAAGATCGTAGCAGTTTCCGACATTCACGGCGGCTCGAACGGAATCGATCACGAGAAGCTTCGCGAGATCGTCAGACAGATAAACCGACAGCAACCTGACGCGGTCGTCATGCTCGGCGATTATGTAGCGAACACGTCCGATCGGAAATCGATACTCATGCCCGTTAGCGAGATCGCGGACGGGCTCTCGGGGATCGAATCGAAGTTTGGCGTATTTGTCGTTTTGGGAAATCACGACGGGTGGCACAGTGATCAGACAATTGCCTCATCACTCGGTAACATTGGGTATATTGTCCTGCAAAACGAGATCGCCGTTATCGAAAGGGGAGGAAAAAAGCTAAACATCCTTGGGCTGAAAGACCATCTTAGGCTCGATTCGTGGTACACGTTCGATGCAATGGTCCGCGGGGTCAGCCAGCCGTATGCCAACGGCGATTTTATTGTTCTAGAACACAGTCCCGACGTTTTTCACGTTCTCAACTATCACAAGAGTCTCGGTGACCGCTTCCGGCTCATGATCGCCGGCCACAGTCACGGCGGGCAGGTCTGGCTACCGATAGTCGGCTCGCCGCTGGTGCCTTCGTCTTTCGGTCAGAAGTATGTTTCCGGCCATATAAAGGAAGACGGCAGGCACCTTTTTGTAACGACCGGCATAGGTACAAGCATCATGCCGTTCCGTTTTCTGGTGCCGCCCGAGATCGCTGTACTCACACTACGGGCGCCCAGAAAACCATAG
- a CDS encoding metallophosphoesterase: MKKWLKRIGIVFSVIILLLAAFLSYAYFIEPRQFVVIHDTLTIPHWSPNLNGLKVVTIADLHTGSNWAPPERIRYVVEQANAQNPDLIVLLGDYVSERVWDREARRKPEGTDRTELWVPVDDIAASLKGFKAKYGVFAIIGNHDWYHNEPNIHRKFEEVAGITVLQNEIQEIEINGEKVRLWGIEDLYRNRRVPLEPFEALAEKTNIIALTHNPDSSLQMPEGFAIMFSGHTHGGQLNWPIIGPFAVFNDKRFMDGHAIVDGKHVYVSSGVGTSVLPFRFRVPPEINVVTLNAAQ, encoded by the coding sequence ATGAAGAAATGGCTTAAGCGAATCGGAATCGTTTTCAGCGTGATAATTTTGCTCTTGGCGGCATTTCTTTCTTATGCCTATTTTATCGAACCGCGGCAGTTCGTTGTTATACACGACACACTGACTATCCCGCATTGGAGTCCGAATCTCAACGGACTCAAGGTCGTTACGATCGCCGATCTTCATACCGGCTCGAATTGGGCGCCGCCTGAGCGCATCCGCTACGTCGTCGAACAGGCAAATGCGCAGAACCCCGACCTTATCGTTCTGCTCGGCGATTACGTCAGCGAACGCGTTTGGGACCGCGAGGCAAGACGGAAGCCAGAAGGAACGGACCGAACTGAACTATGGGTTCCGGTCGATGACATAGCTGCCAGCCTCAAGGGCTTCAAGGCGAAATACGGAGTATTTGCGATCATTGGCAACCACGATTGGTATCACAACGAGCCGAACATCCATCGCAAGTTCGAAGAGGTTGCCGGGATCACCGTCCTGCAGAACGAGATCCAGGAAATAGAGATCAACGGCGAAAAGGTGAGGCTTTGGGGCATCGAAGATCTTTACCGCAACCGGCGTGTACCGCTCGAACCATTTGAGGCACTTGCCGAAAAAACGAACATCATCGCCCTGACTCATAATCCCGATTCCTCGCTGCAAATGCCTGAGGGCTTCGCCATTATGTTTTCGGGGCATACGCACGGAGGACAACTCAATTGGCCGATCATAGGCCCGTTCGCTGTCTTTAATGACAAACGGTTCATGGATGGCCATGCCATCGTCGACGGCAAGCATGTGTATGTTTCCAGCGGTGTTGGGACCAGTGTCCTGCCGTTCCGATTCCGAGTTCCGCCAGAGATCAATGTCGTCACGTTGAACGCCGCCCAATAG